The nucleotide sequence AAAATACCAGATCAACCGTCAGGGTTTCTCCATGATCAAGCGTCAGGATCCTCTGCCCGTCATGTTTTTCGATCGCGGTAATGGTGCTGTCAGGATGGAGACGAATACCATCCGCCACGTAGGCATCAGCCAGAGCCGTCCTCATGTCGCCATCAAACCCCCGCAACGGCAGAGACTGGCGATAGATCAGATCCACCTCCGCCCCCAGCCCGCGAAACAATCCGGCAAATTCCACCGCGATATATCCGCCCCCCAGAATAGCGATCCGACGCGGCAGGGAGGGAAGGTGAAACGCATCATCCGAAACAATCCCAAGCTCCGCACCAGGAATATCAGGACGTGAGGGGTGACCGCCCGTCGCAATGACAATGCGCTCCGCCGTTATTTCCCGTGCCGTGCCGTCACCGCTGGTCAGACGCAAACGATGCGGAGCAAGCAGAGTGGCTCGGGCATCAATGATGTCTGCTCCGGCACTGCTCAGTATCCGGCGATAGGCTCCATTCAGACGCTCAATCTCCCGGTCTTTGGCGGTGATCAGTGCGGCCCAGTTATGTTCGCCGCGCTGCGTGTTCCAGCCGAAACCGTGGCTGTCCTCTACAAACCCGCCATATTCCGCCGCCTGCACCATGATTTTCTTGGGCACACAGCCGACATTGACGCAGGTGCCGCCCCAGAAACGATCCTCGGCCACGCCGACCCGTGCCCCATGCCCGGCTGCAATACGGGCACAGCGCACACCTCCAGAGCCGCCACCGATGACAAACAGATCGTAATCATAGGCCATGCGCTGTTCCTTCTGCTTTTCTGCGTCTCTGCCCAAGCGGGGATCGCTTATAGAGGCATATGGTGTTTGCCTCCATTGCGTATTACCCTGTCCGCACCTAGCTGTAATACCAGAGGCGCGTCTATAAAGGGGGAAGAGATATTTTTCATAATGGAGGATGGCCAAAGTGATGAATATTTTTTCCCTGTCCTGCCGGTCATCTGTTCCGGCTTCCCTGTTGATGATGACAGCAATTTTTTTGCCGGCTCCCACATACGCAGAAGGGGTTACGCTGCATCAGCAGACAGCCATTGCCCCGGATATCGCCGCTTTTCCCCGCCCGGAGGGAAATACCCCTGCCCTTCAGCGCATCAACAAGGCACTCGAAAAAGCCGATGCCCGCGTGCTGAGCGCGGCAAAGGGGTGCAAAGGAAATGCAACGGAGGATACCCTCACCAAAGCTGATGGCTGGTCACGCAAAATCAGCGTCACCATGAACGGGCCAACTTATCTGAGCTATTTCGTCTCGGATTTTGCATCCTGTGGGGGCGCGCACCCGGATTATGGTTTTTTCCCGCTCGTCTACAATCTCGAAACCGGTTCTCCGGTCAACTGGGTCCGCGTTCTGCCTGCCTCCCTGATCGGCAAGGCCAGTCTGGACAGTGCGGAGGATGGAACACAGCTCGGTGTCGTGCAGTCTGCAGCGCTGATGAAGCTCTACCGGGCTTCCTATCCTCGTAAAGGCAATGTCGATCTCGATGCAGATGCCGTGAAAGAATGTCTGGCCTCCGTCCTGACCGATGAAGTGCCCTTCATGCTATGGCCGGATGCGAAACAGCACGCACTGATGATCCAGCCATCCGGTCTGCCCCATGTGGTGGCGGCCTGTGCTGTCGGTGTTCCCCTGACCACGGACATATTACAAAAGAGCGGGGTGTCCAGCGCATTCCTGTCGGTTCTGGAACAGGCTCGCCCCTGATCTCAGGGCACACTTCTCAGGGCACCACGCCCCATGAGGGTGGCTCCAGATCAGGGCGGAAGCGCATGCGAGCCAGATCATCGCGAATTTCCTCTGCCGCGCCATGGGGCGGCATCATCAGTTCCGGCATACTGAGATCATGGACATTCCCAGCGAGCAAAAGAAGATTCTGCTCCCCGCACATGCCTTCCTCGAACAAACGCAGGTTTTGTCCTTCCTGTTGCAGCCACGCATCGAGTGTGCGGAACAGGCATGACAGCCCAACTCTGTTTGCGGTGGTTTCCAGCACGTTCATCACCACGAAACCGCCTTGAAGCCGTGTGGCGCAAAGCTGAAAAAACGACAGATCGAGAAAATGAGGTGGCACTTCCGATCCATGAAACGCATCCACAATGATTGCGCCATAGCGTTGATGCGGATTGATGGCCTGCAAAAACGCGACACCATCGGCAATATGGCATGGAATATCGGAAGGTAAGCCGAAATGCGACCGTGCCAGTTCGAACGAGACGGGGTCAATATCAACGATCTCGACCGCCCGTCCGGCCCGATGCAGCATCGTTGCCAATGAACCACCACCGCAGCCGATCATCAGCACTGGCTCAGTCAGCCCTGCATCGGTCTGCATCAAAAATCCGAACAAGGCATGTGCGTAGGGCGCGTAGCTTACGCCTTGTGCATCAGCTTCACTCTGGCAGGCGCCACGCTGCCAGTAAATATGGGCGCCCGTTCCGGGATCGCACCCGATTGTGATATCACCAAAAGCAGAAAAGGCGATACTGGACGTCGCAGCAAGCTCAATCAAAACACCGTCAGCCTGTGGACAGAAGAAACAGGGAAAGTAGCTCCTATCACAGACCCGTCATTACGGGAAAGGATAGCAGCCGGGAGCGAACCTACCACCAGACATAAAGTACATAAAGTCAGACTATTTTTTCTGCAAACACCCGCTCATGAATGCTGTACGGAGCTTTGAGTCGAGCTTTTTTTCGCTGGCCCTGGTGTTACAGGATTTCATGCGCTCCTGCGGGTTCATACCTGACTGGGTGAGACAGCCGCTCATGAAAGCACGGCGTTCATCTCCACCAAGACCCTGATTTTTGGCATCGGCGTTACAGACTGTCATACGCTGTTGTTGACTAGCCTGTTTATCAGTCTCCTCTGCCGCCTGCGCAGGGCCGAAAGCACTGATCAGCAGCATCACCATGACCGTATATGGACAATACTTCGCCCAGCCTGTCATCTTCATTGGCGCTTCTCCCTCTGTCCAAAACGGTTTTCGTAAGCAGAACAAAACCAACACGGAACAGGCTATCAGGTTTTGGTCAGAGGTTATTTTTCTTCATGCAGGCCTGAAAAAGACGGTCACGCACCAGATTGGGGGCTGGTCCCGGAACTGATGTCGTATCCTTCAGGGCCTGATTGCGGCATTGGGCCACGATCTCGTCCCTTCGCATCATCTGTGCCGAACATGCTGACAGCAACATGATTATAATCATTGGAAGAAACCATACCATTGGTTCCATAGATAACCGTTTCATAGAAAACT is from Granulibacter bethesdensis and encodes:
- the gorA gene encoding glutathione-disulfide reductase; this encodes MAYDYDLFVIGGGSGGVRCARIAAGHGARVGVAEDRFWGGTCVNVGCVPKKIMVQAAEYGGFVEDSHGFGWNTQRGEHNWAALITAKDREIERLNGAYRRILSSAGADIIDARATLLAPHRLRLTSGDGTAREITAERIVIATGGHPSRPDIPGAELGIVSDDAFHLPSLPRRIAILGGGYIAVEFAGLFRGLGAEVDLIYRQSLPLRGFDGDMRTALADAYVADGIRLHPDSTITAIEKHDGQRILTLDHGETLTVDLVFFATGRVPATQGLGLEEAGIETGKDGAIPVDDRWETNVAGHYAIGDVTNRMNLTPVALAEGHMLANRLFSSGHAGQVWNFHQVPTAVFSTPPIATVGMTEEEAEKNGPTEVFTTGFTPMRHQISGRKRRSFMKLLVDQASQKIVGAHMFGEDAPEIMQGLAVAITTGATKQDFDRTIGIHPTAAEEFVTMRSRTRTVG
- a CDS encoding spermidine synthase, giving the protein MIELAATSSIAFSAFGDITIGCDPGTGAHIYWQRGACQSEADAQGVSYAPYAHALFGFLMQTDAGLTEPVLMIGCGGGSLATMLHRAGRAVEIVDIDPVSFELARSHFGLPSDIPCHIADGVAFLQAINPHQRYGAIIVDAFHGSEVPPHFLDLSFFQLCATRLQGGFVVMNVLETTANRVGLSCLFRTLDAWLQQEGQNLRLFEEGMCGEQNLLLLAGNVHDLSMPELMMPPHGAAEEIRDDLARMRFRPDLEPPSWGVVP
- a CDS encoding PsiF family protein yields the protein MKMTGWAKYCPYTVMVMLLISAFGPAQAAEETDKQASQQQRMTVCNADAKNQGLGGDERRAFMSGCLTQSGMNPQERMKSCNTRASEKKLDSKLRTAFMSGCLQKK